In the Micromonospora narathiwatensis genome, one interval contains:
- a CDS encoding ChaB family protein has translation MPGREVLPSTLRRSPDKAQRTWEKTHDSAVETYGEGERAHRTAFAAVKHEFEKVGDHWEPKGRKGPSDQQAAGGGPVRRAPTAVGVDANAPKEHLMAVAKKLDVPGRSRMTKPELVKAIQKANDKATREARGGR, from the coding sequence ATGCCCGGGCGCGAGGTACTGCCCAGCACGCTGCGGCGCTCCCCGGACAAGGCGCAGCGGACCTGGGAGAAGACGCACGATTCGGCCGTGGAGACGTACGGCGAGGGGGAGCGGGCGCACCGCACCGCGTTCGCCGCGGTGAAGCACGAGTTCGAGAAGGTCGGTGACCACTGGGAGCCGAAGGGACGCAAGGGCCCGAGCGACCAGCAGGCCGCCGGAGGTGGCCCGGTCCGGCGGGCACCGACCGCCGTCGGGGTGGACGCCAACGCGCCCAAGGAGCACCTGATGGCGGTCGCCAAGAAACTGGACGTGCCGGGCCGGTCCCGGATGACCAAGCCGGAACTGGTCAAGGCGATCCAGAAGGCGAACGACAAGGCGACCCGCGAGGCGCGCGGCGGTCGCTGA